From the Deltaproteobacteria bacterium genome, the window AAGAGCCAGGGTTCGGTGAAGGATAAATTGTAATACTGCGCGAGGGAACCAAATTGGGCCGAAAAAGACAATCTTTGCCCGCGGCCAAAAAGGTTCCGCTGAGAAATTTGAATCATGGCCATGAGTTTGTCTATGGAGCTATACCCACCTCCCACGCTAAGCATACCTGTGGGTCCTTCTTCTACCTGTACGTTTATGTCCAGTTTATCGTCGGCACTTCCTTTCTTGGTGCTAATATTGACTGCTTTGAAATACCCTAAAAGGTCCAGGTTTTCCCGACTCTTCTTCAAGGCGCTTAGACCAAACAATTCTCCTTCCGCTGCCTGGAGTTCCCGGCGGATAACTTTGTCGCGGGTCTTGGTATTCCCCGTGATGCTGATTCGCTCGAAATAAACTTTACTTCTCGGCTGGATTTCGAAAGTCAAGTCCACCCAGTCATTTTCTTGATTGATTACGGTATGGGGACTGATGTCTACAAAGGCATAACCCTTATCGGCGTAATGATCGGTAAGCTGAGAAACAGTCTCTCGTACTTTATTGCGGTTGAGAATCTCACCCACATGAATATTAACTAACTTGAACAAATCTTCCTTGGGATCGATCAAATCCCCTTGCATATCCACCTTAGCCACTTTGAACTGGCGACCCTCTTCGATTGGAATCACAATATGGATATCTTGTTGGTCGTGAGTCACCTGGGGTTTGCCCACCTTGACTAGATAGAACCCCTTCTGAAGATAAAAACCCAAAATGGCATCCAGGTCCTTCTCTAAAATTTCTTCTTTATACGTCCCCGACTTGGTCAGCCAAGAAAAAAACCCCTTCTCCATGGTATCCGATAGGAGTTTTTTCAATTTTCCGTCCGTAAAATGGAGATTACCGGAAAATTTGATGGTCTTAATGCGGATCTTTTTATTCTCTTGGATTTTAAAATGGACGATCACTTCGCCTTTTTTGGGAGTCTCTAATTCATATTGTACTTCCGCGGCGTAATAGGCTTCATCGCGATATTTTTGCAAGATTTTATTGATGTTTTCTTTTACCGTGTTCAGGTTGAGGACGGTCCGCGGTTTAAGATCTATGACTTCTTGGAGTTCGCTTGTCTTGAGGGCTTTGTTGCCGCTAAATTGAATTTCTTTAATTACCGGTTTCTCTTCCACGATGAAAACAATAGCTTTCCCTCGATCCCAATCGCGCTTCTCCGCCCGGACGTCTCGGAAGTATCCCATTTCGTAAATATACTTCAAATCTTCGCGCACGGCTTGAGAAGAGAAAAAATCTCCGTCTTTACTTTTAATCTGGGCCCGGATGGCACTTTCTTCAATGGCATTATTTCCTTCGATGAAAACCTTGAAAATGATTTCTTTCTTCAATATTTTAAGATTTACTTCCCGGCTCAACCGGCTAGCCATTGATTCCAGGCTTTCTTCCCCTCTTCCCGCTGTAAAAACCGAAGCTGTTATCTTTTGTTGGTGAATGTCCAGGATGCGAGCATCCAAGCTTACAGATCCATTTACCCGGGTAACCGACCCGACAACGATGTAATCGGCATCGATTTTAGCCCCGATTTCACGAGCCACCTGTTCAGTAGTCTCTAACCGTCCAATCCGGGCCAAAATCTCCTGAATTTTCTTTTCCTCCACCACAATGATTCGCTCATCTTTGGCCAGTTCTTTGGAGAGGGCCTGGACCACTTGTTGCGACCAACCCTCGACCTTTTCTTGATCGGCAGCATAAATTCGGAAGGGAAGGATGCCGATCTTTACCAATTCTTGCCCTCTGGCTTGGCCAGTCAGGAAAGCGGTATACATCAGAAGACAAAAAAATACACCGGCCAGAACTCGCGTGCCCATTAATATCCGTTTTCCCCCTCAGCCCTCGGGCCAAGTTCTCCATTTTTCTTGCATCGTTCGCCGGGAGATCCATGGCCTCCCCCTTCCGCCTGTGGCTAATTCCCCCAAGAGGGATCAGCTGTTCTCATGCAGCTTCCCGTCTACTAAGAGGACCCGGCGGTTCATCCTAACGGCCAATGCGGGGTTATGAGTAACGACGATAATCGTAATTCCTTGTTCGCGGTTGATATGTACCAAAAGGTTATGCACTTCTTCCCCTGTTTTGGAATCCAGGTTTCCTGTTGGTTCATCAGCCAAAATTACTTGTGGATTCATCATCAAGGCTCTGGCTACCGCAACCCGTTGTTGTTCTCCTCCGGAGAGCTCGCCGGGCTTGTGCAGCAAGCGATCCCCTAACCCCAATTGGACCAAGATTCTTTCTCCGCTTTGGACCGCATCTTTATGGCCCATTCCTTGAATCAACCCAGGCATGATCGTATTTTCCAGAGCGGTAAATTCCGGAAGCAGGTGATGAAATTGAAAGACAAATCCGATGTAGCGGTTGCGGATTTCGGCTAAATCCGTTTCGCTCTGATCCAAAAGATCCAGGTCTTGAAAATAGACTTTTCCTTCTGTGGGGCGATCCAAGGCCCCCAGAATGTGTAACAAAGTACTCTTGCCCGCGCCGGAAGCTCCCTCGATCGCCAACATTTCCCCGGCCGTAATGGTGAGATCGATCCCTTTCAGGACTTCGATAATTTTCCCGCTCTTCCCGAAGATAAAAGATTTTTTCAGTCCTTGGACTTGGAAGAGCGGTTGGCTTCCTACCTTTGGGAATGGAATCAGACCAGACCCTCCTTTGCCGGGCTATCCCGGAAAACCCCCAACGCTTTCATTTTATTTTCCAGACGAAGGAGAAGGGAATTTTCCAGGATTTGCTTTACTTCGGGATGGCTTTCGATGATTTGATCGAAATCATTCTTCGCCAAGCGCAGCAACTCAGCCGCCTGCAATACTTTTACCGAGGCTGTACGCGGCCGCCCTGTTAGCAAAGAAATCTCTCCGAAAAAATCTCCTTCTTGTAGTTGGGCCAGCGTCAAGGGAGCCCCTTGGACATCCACCGTGAAAACTTCCACCTGCCCTGTTTTTATAATATATAAGGAATCACCCGGAGCCCCTTCCTCCAGGACTGTTGCTCCTACGGGAAATACTTCCATGTTAAACTTGCCTAAGATTTGCTTGCGCTCTTGGGGGGGGAAGGAACGAAACAAAGAGGAGGTGGCCAGGAGGGAATCTAAAACCCGTTCTTTGTAAAATTTGAATAACACTGCGGATACACTGGGAAATTCATGAATTATCTCTTCTAAATCCTGCTTGGTGATTTCTAAGACTTCGGTATCTACAACGGCCTCCACAGTAGCCGTCCGCCGGGAGTTGGAGAAAAATCCAAACTCTCCAAAAAAGTCCCCTTCTTTCAGTTCCGTAATAAAGATCTTCGCTCCGCTGGCATTGACCCGGAATATCCCTACTTTTCCATGGCTGACGATGAAAATCGAATCTCCGGAATCCCCTTCCTGACAAACCGCTGCACCTCGCGCATATTGTTTGGCCTGAATTTTCTCTATCACCCTGGCCAATTCTTCCTTCTTCAGGTCTGAAAAAAGTGGGACTACCGGTATCTCTTGTATCGCGCCCTCTGGTAAGGCTTTCCGTTCAATTTTTTCTTCTGCGGCCATTTCCTTTTTGGCGTAGAGTTCGGCTAATTGATCGTGGATTGTGGATTGAGAAGGATCCAACCGCAGGATGACTTTATTCACGGCGATTGCCTGGACCAGAAACCCGTTCTGAGAATATTTTCCGGAGGCATTCCGGTAAGCCTCCAGGGCTTCGGCCCGTTTCCCAATTTTTTCCAATAGGTCACCGATTTTGACCAGTAGGTAAAAATTCTTCGGCTCTTGAGTTACTTTTTTCTGCAAATCTTTCAATTCTTTTTCATACTTCCCCCCGGAAAACAAGCTATCTAAAAATCCAGCCATTTCGTCCTCCTTTAGTGGGAAAAGTTAGCTATTCTTCTATTCATAGCGTAAGGCCTCTGCTGGGTCGAGTTTGGCTGCCTCCCAGGAAG encodes:
- the bamA gene encoding outer membrane protein assembly factor BamA, which gives rise to MGTRVLAGVFFCLLMYTAFLTGQARGQELVKIGILPFRIYAADQEKVEGWSQQVVQALSKELAKDERIIVVEEKKIQEILARIGRLETTEQVAREIGAKIDADYIVVGSVTRVNGSVSLDARILDIHQQKITASVFTAGRGEESLESMASRLSREVNLKILKKEIIFKVFIEGNNAIEESAIRAQIKSKDGDFFSSQAVREDLKYIYEMGYFRDVRAEKRDWDRGKAIVFIVEEKPVIKEIQFSGNKALKTSELQEVIDLKPRTVLNLNTVKENINKILQKYRDEAYYAAEVQYELETPKKGEVIVHFKIQENKKIRIKTIKFSGNLHFTDGKLKKLLSDTMEKGFFSWLTKSGTYKEEILEKDLDAILGFYLQKGFYLVKVGKPQVTHDQQDIHIVIPIEEGRQFKVAKVDMQGDLIDPKEDLFKLVNIHVGEILNRNKVRETVSQLTDHYADKGYAFVDISPHTVINQENDWVDLTFEIQPRSKVYFERISITGNTKTRDKVIRRELQAAEGELFGLSALKKSRENLDLLGYFKAVNISTKKGSADDKLDINVQVEEGPTGMLSVGGGYSSIDKLMAMIQISQRNLFGRGQRLSFSAQFGSLAQYYNLSFTEPWLFDTRISAGADLYSTLREYDDYTVKKTGGGIRLGFPLLEEVRGYTSYKYEEVDISNVKETSSILIREQVGISTTSSMTLSLRRDARDHYLDPSKGSDNTISLEYAGGPLGGSNFFTRYSAYSAWFFTPFWKMTFMGRGRIGYLQGNEGHTIPLYERYRLGGIHTIRGFKAYTIGPKAPNGEVIGGDKELLFNFEAIFPLITSIKLKGVVFFDAGNAFDIGEPYRMDKLRTSAGVGIRWISPVGPLRLEWGYNLSPKEDERRHGWDFAIGTFF
- a CDS encoding ABC transporter ATP-binding protein — encoded protein: MKKSFIFGKSGKIIEVLKGIDLTITAGEMLAIEGASGAGKSTLLHILGALDRPTEGKVYFQDLDLLDQSETDLAEIRNRYIGFVFQFHHLLPEFTALENTIMPGLIQGMGHKDAVQSGERILVQLGLGDRLLHKPGELSGGEQQRVAVARALMMNPQVILADEPTGNLDSKTGEEVHNLLVHINREQGITIIVVTHNPALAVRMNRRVLLVDGKLHENS
- a CDS encoding cyclic nucleotide-binding domain-containing protein, producing the protein MAGFLDSLFSGGKYEKELKDLQKKVTQEPKNFYLLVKIGDLLEKIGKRAEALEAYRNASGKYSQNGFLVQAIAVNKVILRLDPSQSTIHDQLAELYAKKEMAAEEKIERKALPEGAIQEIPVVPLFSDLKKEELARVIEKIQAKQYARGAAVCQEGDSGDSIFIVSHGKVGIFRVNASGAKIFITELKEGDFFGEFGFFSNSRRTATVEAVVDTEVLEITKQDLEEIIHEFPSVSAVLFKFYKERVLDSLLATSSLFRSFPPQERKQILGKFNMEVFPVGATVLEEGAPGDSLYIIKTGQVEVFTVDVQGAPLTLAQLQEGDFFGEISLLTGRPRTASVKVLQAAELLRLAKNDFDQIIESHPEVKQILENSLLLRLENKMKALGVFRDSPAKEGLV